A genomic segment from Epinephelus fuscoguttatus linkage group LG17, E.fuscoguttatus.final_Chr_v1 encodes:
- the tinagl1 gene encoding tubulointerstitial nephritis antigen-like, with the protein MKLFLLIVAALLLVVGESTADRILSRRTRRELASPLHVGGIRDPFGSYCERRGGCCPGRDDLCTVPYLDTICYCDLFCNRTVSDCCPDFWGHCLGIEPPFIGTCERNGNKFFTGQTYKENCNLCTCGTTGRWECEQNACLMDPDMIHAINRGNYGWKAANYSQLYGMTLDEGIRFRLGTQRPSRTIMNMNEIQMNMDPQSDHLPLYFNSAEKWPGKIHEPLDQGNCAASWAFSTAAVASDRISIQSMGHMTPQLSPQNLISCDTRNQGGCAGGRIDGAWWYLRRRGVVTEDCYPYRPPQETPAEVGRCMMQSRSVGRGKRQATQRCPNTHNYHNDIYQSTPPYRLSSNEKEIMKEIMDNGPVQAIMEVHEDFFVYKSGIYKHTDVSFTKPSQYRKHGTHSIRIIGWGEERNFDGTSKKYWIAANSWGKNWGENGYFRIARGDNECEIETFVIGVWGRITMEDMHNHHHHHRRRHI; encoded by the exons ATGAAGCTCTTCCTGTTGATTGTGGCGGCACTGCTCCTGGTGGTGGGAGAGAGCACTGCAGATCGAATCCTGTCCAGAAGGACCAGGCGGGAGCTTGCCAGTCCGCTCCATGTTGGAGGCATCAGGGACCCGTTTGGCTCCTACTgcgagaggagaggaggctgCTGCCCCGGCAGAGACGACCTGTGCACGGTCCCCTACCTGGACACCATCTGCTACTGCGACCTGTTCTGCAACCGCACCGTCTCTGATTGCTGCCCTGACTTCTGGGGTCATTGTCTCGGCATTGAGCCACCTTTCATAG GCACCTGCGAAAGAAATGGAAACAAGTTCTTCACGGGGCAAACATACAAAGAGAACTGCAATTTATG TACATGTGGGACGACAGGACGCTGGGAGTGTGAGCAGAACGCCTGTCTGATGGATCCTGACATGATCCATGCCATCAACAGAGGAAACTACGG GTGGAAGGCAGCCAACTACAGTCAGCTCTACGGCATGACTCTAGACGAGGGCATCCGGTTCCGCCTGGGCACACAGAGACCCTCCAGGACTATCATGAACATGAATGAGATCCAG atGAACATGGATCCTCAGAGTGACCATCTGCCGCTCTATTTCAACTCAGCAGAGAAGTGGCCGGGAAAGATCCATGAGCCACTGGACCAGGGCAACTgtgctgcatcctgggctttCTCAACTGCAG CTGTGGCATCAGACAGAATCTCCATCCAGTCTATGGGTCACATGACACCTCAGCTGTCCCCACAAAATCTCATCTCCTGTGACACACGCAACCAGGGAGGCTGTGCTGGGGGACGCATCGATGGAGCCTGGTGGTACCTCCGACGTAGAGG AGTGGTGACAGAAGACTGTTATCCATACCGACCCCCGCAGGAAACACCAGCAGAGGTGGGCCGCTGTATGATGCAGAGTCGCTCGGTTGGCCGGGGGAAGAGGCAGGCCACACAACGTTgccccaacacacacaactaCCACAACGACATCTACCAGTCCACACCACCCTACAGGCTCTCATCCAAT GAAAAGGAGATCATGAAGGAGATCATGGATAATGGCCCCGTGCAAG CGATTATGGAGGTCCACGAGGACTTCTTTGTCTATAAAAGTGGAATCTACAAACACACTGACGTCAGTTTCACCAAACCTTCACAGTACCGCAAACACGGCACACACTCGATCAGGATCATTGG gtggggagaggagagaaactTTGATGGGACATCAAAAAAATATTGG ATTGCTGCCAACTCCTGGGGGAAGAACTGGGGAGAAAACGGCTACTTCCGTATCGCCCGCGGGGACAACGAGTGTGAGATTGAAACATTTGTGATTGGTGTGTGGGGCAGGATCACGATGGAGGACATGCAcaaccaccatcaccaccatcgtCGCCGTCACATTTAG